From the Mauremys reevesii isolate NIE-2019 linkage group 19, ASM1616193v1, whole genome shotgun sequence genome, one window contains:
- the LOC120387025 gene encoding notch-regulated ankyrin repeat-containing protein has protein sequence MSQTELSTCSAPQSQRIFQEAVRKGNTKELQSLLQNMTNCEFNVNSFGPEGQTALHQSVIDGNLELVKLLVKFGADIRLANRDGWSALHIAAFGGHQDIVLYLITKAKYSAGSR, from the coding sequence ATGAGCCAGACGGAGCTGTCCACCTGCTCGGCCCCGCAGAGCCAGCGCATCTTCCAGGAGGCGGTGCGCAAGGGCAACACCAAGGAGCTGCAGTCGCTGCTGCAGAACATGACGAACTGCGAGTTCAACGTGAACTCGTTCGGGCCCGAGGGGCAGACGGCGCTGCACCAGTCCGTCATCGACGGCAACCTGGAGCTCGTCAAGCTGCTCGTCAAGTTCGGCGCGGACATCCGCCTGGCCAACCGCGACGGCTGGAGCGCGCTGCACATCGCCGCCTTCGGGGGCCACCAGGACATCGTGCTCTACCTGATCACCAAGGCCAAGTACTCGGCGGGCAGCCGGTGA